The Tepidibacter aestuarii genome contains a region encoding:
- a CDS encoding flavodoxin family protein, with protein sequence MKIIVFNGSPSAGQSNTNVIVEAFLEGARLGGAETQNIFLIEKNIEHCKGCFYCWFKMPGKCVFNDDMEQLLNKYKDSDIVCFATPVYTWNMTAAMKNFVDRLVSLKSPILMQQNGNFNLEDSIPKTQQFIVISNSGFPGDNNFNTMKEIFKYCNPILEIYRNCGKLLKNKDEKIKIIVNDYLKYVKQSGYEIVTKNKISYDTRVNLEKDLVSLDEYIKLLGM encoded by the coding sequence ATGAAAATAATAGTATTTAACGGTAGCCCTAGTGCAGGACAAAGCAATACAAATGTTATTGTTGAAGCATTTTTAGAGGGAGCAAGACTTGGGGGAGCTGAAACACAAAATATATTTTTGATTGAAAAAAATATTGAACATTGTAAAGGATGTTTTTATTGTTGGTTTAAGATGCCTGGAAAATGTGTATTTAATGATGATATGGAACAACTATTAAATAAGTATAAAGATTCAGATATAGTATGTTTTGCAACTCCTGTATATACTTGGAATATGACAGCAGCAATGAAGAATTTTGTGGATAGACTTGTATCTTTAAAAAGTCCAATTTTAATGCAACAAAATGGAAACTTTAATCTAGAGGATAGTATACCCAAAACTCAACAATTTATTGTTATATCTAATAGTGGTTTTCCTGGAGATAATAACTTTAATACTATGAAAGAGATATTTAAGTATTGCAATCCGATTTTGGAAATTTATAGAAATTGCGGGAAATTACTTAAAAATAAGGATGAAAAAATTAAGATAATTGTAAATGACTATTTAAAATATGTAAAGCAATCAGGGTATGAAATTGTAACGAAAAATAAAATTTCATATGATACAAGAGTGAATTTAGAAAAGGATTTAGTTTCACTAGATGAATATATAAAATTATTAGGAATGTAA
- a CDS encoding alpha/beta-type small acid-soluble spore protein encodes MANKKVVTEARAALNQMKLETANELGLSNYNNVDKGNLTARQNGYVGGYMTKKLVEMAEKQMSGK; translated from the coding sequence ATGGCAAATAAGAAAGTTGTTACTGAAGCAAGAGCTGCACTTAATCAAATGAAACTTGAGACAGCTAATGAATTAGGTTTATCTAATTATAACAATGTAGATAAAGGAAACTTGACTGCTAGACAAAATGGTTATGTTGGTGGATATATGACTAAAAAGTTAGTTGAAATGGCAGAAAAGCAAATGAGTGGAAAATAG
- a CDS encoding IS3 family transposase, which yields MKKQKILLGNLVKYYNNNRIQLKLNKLLPIKYREQFYTE from the coding sequence ATGAAGAAACAGAAAATCTTGCTAGGTAATCTGGTGAAGTATTATAACAACAATAGGATACAATTAAAACTAAATAAATTGCTCCCGATTAAATATCGAGAGCAATTTTATACAGAGTAG
- a CDS encoding DUF1971 domain-containing protein, which yields MRYQDKKLPYGAIKVSETPLMNENTVLPGILNKHMSPKEKYGYIVVEKGSLQFVWEDNLEDVIMCDKEHPIVITPERYHHVIITGEVAFKIEFYKVENTKIDISDEEASRPGEKFIQ from the coding sequence ATGAGATATCAAGATAAAAAGTTACCATATGGAGCTATAAAAGTCAGTGAAACACCTTTGATGAATGAGAATACAGTTTTACCTGGAATTTTAAATAAGCACATGTCTCCAAAAGAAAAGTATGGTTATATAGTTGTAGAAAAAGGAAGTTTACAATTCGTTTGGGAAGATAATTTAGAAGATGTAATAATGTGTGATAAGGAACATCCAATTGTTATTACACCTGAAAGATATCATCACGTAATAATTACTGGTGAAGTAGCGTTCAAGATTGAATTTTATAAAGTTGAAAATACTAAAATAGATATATCAGATGAGGAAGCTTCTAGGCCTGGAGAAAAATTTATCCAATAA
- a CDS encoding FUSC family protein encodes MKSNTKNNATLIRLKMFLIALVAIFIFCIFGSNNLIVGVMAVTTASTMFGEDYTADIATTTILLAILEVLIGVFAYMAGVNPFLGLACTFFISFIIYYLFSYDAKPSKSLGFMLTYLMLLYFPVPLNNMPLRLIALAFSGIVIMLLYCTLSKYNFNAVVNKEIINIIDLIKEEIDLILTNETINDRNKYVNIRLKNIELKIYERMESSKNDLESVYIKDIIIVLLKKITTILTMAKRKESNIVILENIAKLLGDIKLYILNEDSLEKLKNNLKNYYNTLDTDKIANNIDTYNYYNLKSSIEEIYKSIEDMDDIKSLYINERIKLLKLIKEILYGLKNNIKMTSLRFNIAIKASILISLSVFIVNYFHIYRGQWVVYTIAILLFPNAEFNKKRAKDRVIGTIIGCILFSIINLIINGNVVLMIILLIISAYHAAFVVPYNIRSIFITFNALLGVGIMYPNNIGFLLPEYRILFTLIGAIVTAIIMSIFFPFKLKDDTKNTIIDYIDLNQSILNELEKDNINKNKLEIMLLTDNYFWRRINYNNKELKCNYIESLLSEQNNFITDISFLLKASNYLDNYSTFVNSIAKIFNTNINAQNFDEKAKETFNSLNSDTEKLIVINMYKIYSDVKNINLLGQKIIDTL; translated from the coding sequence ATGAAAAGTAATACAAAAAATAACGCAACTTTAATTAGGTTGAAAATGTTTTTAATAGCTTTAGTAGCTATTTTTATATTTTGCATATTTGGAAGCAATAACTTGATAGTTGGAGTAATGGCAGTTACTACAGCGTCAACTATGTTTGGAGAAGATTATACTGCTGATATAGCAACTACTACTATACTGCTCGCTATATTAGAAGTTCTTATAGGAGTTTTTGCATATATGGCAGGTGTAAATCCCTTTTTAGGATTAGCTTGTACATTTTTTATAAGTTTTATTATTTACTATTTATTCAGTTATGATGCTAAACCATCAAAAAGTCTTGGATTTATGCTAACATATTTAATGCTATTATATTTTCCAGTTCCATTGAATAATATGCCTTTAAGGTTAATCGCTCTTGCATTCTCAGGAATAGTGATAATGCTATTATATTGCACTTTATCTAAATACAACTTTAATGCTGTTGTCAATAAAGAAATTATCAATATTATAGATTTAATAAAAGAAGAGATAGATTTAATTTTAACCAATGAAACAATAAATGATAGAAATAAATACGTAAACATTAGATTGAAAAATATAGAACTCAAAATATATGAAAGAATGGAGAGTTCTAAAAATGATTTAGAAAGTGTTTATATAAAAGATATAATAATAGTTTTATTAAAGAAAATCACTACAATTCTCACTATGGCAAAACGAAAAGAAAGTAATATAGTTATACTTGAAAATATAGCAAAACTACTTGGAGATATAAAGTTATATATATTAAATGAAGATAGTTTAGAAAAGTTAAAAAATAACTTAAAAAATTATTACAATACTCTAGATACAGATAAAATAGCAAATAATATAGACACATATAATTACTATAATTTAAAATCTTCAATAGAGGAAATTTATAAATCCATAGAAGATATGGATGATATTAAATCTCTTTATATAAATGAAAGAATTAAATTATTAAAATTAATTAAAGAAATTTTATATGGATTAAAAAATAATATTAAAATGACTTCATTAAGATTTAATATAGCAATAAAAGCATCCATATTAATTTCTTTATCTGTTTTTATAGTGAACTATTTTCATATATATCGAGGACAATGGGTTGTATATACAATAGCAATATTGCTATTCCCAAATGCTGAATTTAACAAGAAAAGAGCTAAGGATAGGGTAATAGGTACTATTATAGGATGTATTTTATTTAGTATAATAAACTTGATTATAAATGGTAATGTAGTTTTGATGATAATTTTACTGATTATATCTGCATATCATGCAGCATTTGTAGTACCTTATAATATAAGATCTATCTTCATAACATTTAATGCTTTATTAGGTGTTGGAATAATGTATCCTAACAATATAGGTTTTTTATTACCTGAATATAGAATACTATTCACTTTAATAGGTGCAATTGTCACAGCAATAATAATGAGTATTTTCTTTCCTTTTAAGTTAAAAGATGATACCAAAAATACTATAATAGACTATATAGATTTAAATCAAAGCATTTTAAATGAATTAGAGAAAGATAATATAAATAAAAATAAGTTAGAGATTATGCTACTTACTGATAACTATTTTTGGAGAAGAATCAATTATAATAATAAAGAATTAAAATGCAATTATATTGAAAGTCTATTAAGTGAACAAAATAATTTTATTACTGATATAAGCTTTCTATTAAAGGCAAGTAATTATCTAGATAATTACTCTACTTTCGTAAACTCAATAGCTAAGATTTTTAATACAAATATTAATGCCCAAAATTTTGATGAAAAAGCAAAAGAAACCTTTAATTCATTAAATAGTGATACGGAGAAATTAATAGTAATAAACATGTATAAAATCTATTCAGATGTTAAAAACATAAATTTATTAGGTCAGAAAATTATTGATACTTTATAG
- a CDS encoding TetR/AcrR family transcriptional regulator, with protein MQQNIREPKQKRAIEKKECLINAAFELFNEKGFYNTNSKEIAKKAGVSTGLFYNYFKDKSDIFLEILNRISHKRYLKTEKFLDKLSKENDKRKVLKSFFIENIKLLSELAFIYKDIETIKKEYKEIGKYNDKNKQYIKKLMMDLFNKINSKENIENLDIKCEIIMTTIDANYILISKIENQDDKVKFIDEIVCLIHDYMF; from the coding sequence ATGCAACAAAACATAAGAGAGCCTAAACAAAAAAGGGCTATAGAAAAAAAAGAATGTCTTATAAATGCAGCTTTTGAGTTATTTAATGAAAAAGGGTTTTATAATACAAATTCAAAGGAAATTGCGAAAAAAGCAGGAGTATCAACAGGATTATTTTATAATTACTTTAAAGATAAAAGTGATATTTTTTTAGAAATATTAAATAGAATATCTCATAAAAGATATCTAAAAACAGAAAAATTTTTGGATAAACTATCTAAAGAAAATGATAAAAGAAAAGTATTAAAAAGTTTTTTTATTGAAAATATAAAACTCTTATCTGAGTTGGCTTTTATTTATAAAGATATAGAAACAATAAAAAAAGAATATAAAGAAATAGGAAAATATAATGACAAAAATAAACAATATATAAAAAAGTTAATGATGGATCTTTTTAATAAAATTAATAGTAAAGAAAATATAGAAAATCTAGATATAAAATGCGAAATAATAATGACAACCATAGATGCAAATTATATTTTAATATCAAAAATAGAAAATCAAGATGATAAGGTAAAATTTATAGATGAGATAGTATGTCTAATACATGATTATATGTTCTAG
- a CDS encoding sodium:solute symporter family protein, which translates to MLLIISAIVTLIITAIAGYLGKIKVKNSKDFIAAGNKLGVVGVTSMLMGSIIGGASTVGTAQMAYKRGFAAIWFIIGLSAASILLGLIYSKQLDKKNNETIPQIIGNTYGKNTRTVSSILLSLGMFIHINGQIIACMALFSTVFGIDTIKTAFIVVTLLVIYVVFGGFWGGTMVGAVKTVLLYSTTIICGAILIFKFNGINEIKTFFPHEPWFNLFSGGIFSDLGSAISTIVGVLSTQTYFQSIMSGKNSTVSKLSSYLVAFLVFPIGIICTLIGMYMKIHYPNITPSEAFPLFLINYLNPVLGGVSISTVLISSIATGAGLTLGVSTMFTRDIYKELINKNASDKKQIFVLQIVIILIGLLTFLIVIHNDDSMILDWGFISMVFRAAPIFVPVTAAIFFEDKINHKVGLYSVIVGPFAATVWILLGFEKLSSIYIALASSLIVLFLSLRKSKENLLNS; encoded by the coding sequence ATGCTCTTAATAATCAGTGCCATTGTTACGTTAATTATTACGGCAATAGCTGGGTATTTAGGCAAAATTAAGGTTAAGAATTCAAAAGATTTCATTGCAGCAGGAAACAAATTAGGAGTAGTCGGTGTTACCAGCATGCTTATGGGTTCTATAATTGGAGGTGCATCTACCGTTGGTACTGCACAGATGGCATATAAACGTGGTTTTGCTGCTATATGGTTTATTATAGGACTTTCAGCCGCAAGTATATTATTAGGGTTAATTTACTCCAAGCAGTTAGATAAAAAAAACAATGAAACAATACCTCAGATTATTGGCAATACTTATGGTAAAAATACAAGAACTGTCTCAAGCATTTTATTATCATTGGGCATGTTCATACATATAAATGGTCAAATAATTGCTTGTATGGCGTTGTTTAGTACGGTTTTTGGAATTGATACCATAAAAACTGCATTTATAGTTGTTACTCTCCTTGTTATATATGTAGTTTTTGGAGGATTTTGGGGTGGCACTATGGTTGGTGCTGTTAAAACTGTACTTTTATACAGTACAACTATAATTTGCGGAGCTATTCTTATATTTAAATTCAATGGAATTAATGAAATAAAAACATTTTTTCCACATGAGCCATGGTTTAATTTGTTCAGCGGTGGTATATTTTCAGATTTAGGATCAGCAATTTCAACAATTGTAGGAGTGCTATCAACTCAAACATATTTTCAATCAATTATGTCTGGTAAAAATAGTACTGTTTCTAAATTGAGTTCTTACTTAGTAGCTTTTTTAGTATTTCCAATAGGCATTATTTGTACATTGATAGGTATGTATATGAAAATTCATTATCCTAATATTACTCCAAGCGAGGCATTCCCTTTATTTTTAATAAATTACTTAAACCCTGTGTTGGGTGGGGTTTCTATATCCACAGTACTTATTTCATCAATAGCTACAGGTGCTGGTCTTACATTAGGTGTATCAACTATGTTTACTCGTGATATATATAAAGAACTAATTAATAAAAATGCTAGTGACAAAAAACAGATTTTTGTTTTACAAATAGTAATAATATTAATAGGATTATTAACTTTTCTTATAGTAATACACAATGATGATTCAATGATACTTGACTGGGGATTTATTTCTATGGTGTTTAGGGCAGCACCAATATTTGTTCCTGTTACTGCAGCAATATTTTTTGAAGATAAGATAAATCATAAAGTAGGATTATATTCCGTAATAGTCGGACCATTTGCTGCTACAGTGTGGATTTTATTAGGATTTGAAAAGCTTAGTTCAATTTATATAGCATTAGCTTCAAGTTTAATAGTACTCTTTTTATCTTTAAGAAAATCAAAAGAAAATCTCTTAAATTCTTAA
- a CDS encoding 2'-5' RNA ligase family protein produces MRYVIVSVVKGDAGNFNNNLRKEVFEKFKARSSKLPAHFTIKAPFESDDINDLENILDNFSKSHNSSEYKIKGYDHFDDRVIFMKVLMSDEGKTIHDKLIDDLNKINYLDFSKEDGKDKVFHVTISSKKIRNIFNKLWNYVSLIPCNFDCHFDNICIYKWVDNTWVLHKEYLLD; encoded by the coding sequence TTGAGATATGTAATTGTAAGTGTTGTAAAAGGTGATGCTGGTAATTTTAATAACAACTTAAGAAAAGAAGTTTTTGAAAAGTTTAAAGCTAGATCTTCAAAGCTTCCTGCTCATTTTACTATAAAAGCTCCTTTTGAAAGTGATGATATAAATGACTTAGAAAATATTTTAGATAATTTTTCTAAGTCTCATAATTCTAGTGAATATAAAATTAAAGGGTATGACCATTTTGATGATAGAGTTATATTTATGAAAGTTTTAATGAGTGATGAAGGTAAAACTATTCATGATAAATTAATTGATGATTTAAATAAAATTAATTATTTAGATTTCTCTAAAGAAGATGGTAAAGATAAAGTTTTTCATGTTACCATAAGTTCTAAAAAAATAAGAAATATATTTAATAAATTATGGAATTATGTTTCTTTAATACCTTGTAATTTTGATTGTCATTTTGATAATATTTGTATTTATAAATGGGTTGATAATACTTGGGTATTACATAAAGAGTATTTATTAGATTAG
- a CDS encoding GerAB/ArcD/ProY family transporter yields MNKEVISDKQCIHVIIMNMIGIETILTSGIVAKQDLWIAILLSLFTALLIILIYARIHHIFLGNDLFDILEICFGKYIGKGICILFFLHFLLGSSAIVYTISEFIIVVSLPETPKIFVMIIIMIICVWSVKAGIEVIGRTSEIFLTPIVGLIFVTILLLVPKMDINNIRPTLYRGIKPIVEGVLSITTIQFLAPMLMLIFSNFESRKSPYKVYISGLLCGGVIIFATSVTNVLVLGVNHAESLYYPSYVTVSRVDIGNVLQRMEAVAAIVFILGGVVKLSIYLLATCKGFAKICKCENYRFLVTPVALFILNQSYSFFDSTMEYLEIAKIWGYYAFLFQVILPIIIWTTAEIKKK; encoded by the coding sequence GTGAATAAAGAGGTTATTTCAGATAAGCAATGTATCCATGTAATTATTATGAATATGATAGGAATTGAAACAATTTTAACCTCAGGAATAGTTGCTAAACAAGATTTATGGATAGCTATTCTTTTATCATTATTTACTGCACTGCTAATAATTCTTATATATGCTCGTATTCACCATATATTTTTAGGTAATGACTTATTCGATATTCTTGAAATCTGTTTCGGAAAATATATTGGAAAGGGAATATGTATTTTATTTTTTTTGCACTTTTTACTTGGATCTTCAGCAATCGTATATACTATTAGTGAATTTATTATTGTAGTATCTCTTCCAGAAACACCTAAAATTTTTGTAATGATAATTATTATGATTATATGCGTTTGGTCAGTAAAAGCAGGAATTGAAGTAATAGGAAGAACATCAGAAATTTTTTTAACTCCCATTGTAGGACTTATATTTGTTACGATATTATTATTAGTTCCTAAAATGGATATTAACAATATTCGTCCTACACTATACAGAGGTATAAAACCGATTGTAGAAGGTGTTTTGAGTATAACGACAATTCAATTTTTAGCACCAATGCTTATGCTTATTTTTTCTAATTTTGAGAGTCGAAAATCTCCATATAAAGTTTATATTTCGGGGTTATTATGTGGAGGGGTAATAATATTTGCAACTTCAGTAACTAATGTTTTAGTTTTAGGAGTAAATCACGCTGAAAGTTTATATTATCCATCCTATGTTACTGTTTCAAGAGTAGATATAGGAAATGTTCTTCAAAGAATGGAAGCTGTAGCAGCTATTGTATTTATATTAGGAGGTGTTGTTAAATTAAGCATATACTTATTAGCTACTTGTAAAGGGTTTGCTAAAATATGTAAATGTGAAAATTATAGGTTTTTGGTAACACCTGTTGCTTTATTTATACTCAATCAATCTTATTCTTTTTTTGATAGTACAATGGAGTATTTAGAAATAGCTAAAATATGGGGATACTATGCTTTTCTATTTCAAGTAATTTTACCTATTATTATATGGACTACTGCTGAGATTAAAAAGAAATAA